Below is a window of Humulus lupulus chromosome 9, drHumLupu1.1, whole genome shotgun sequence DNA.
CCAAGCTCTTTACAAAAATTGACTGAAATATATAATGGATCCTGGGTCCACCTGACAATTCTTTAGTTGATATTTCCTGACTACTTCCATCCACCATAGCATAAAAATCTCTTAAATGAATAAAACAGGATCAGAAATGACTAAAAGAGTCCAGTGAAAAATAGTAATGAACTAATAGAGACCACCAGATCATTAagtttttcatttaaaaaataacataaaagatCGTACTTGGAGTCCAGTGCAAATTCTACAGATTACAAAAATGACTTAACAAAAAAAACCTAAATTTTGAGCAAGATAACGGGATATTGAAATTCACCTTCACAATATTTTGACAAAATGTTCAACAAAACTACTCCTTTTTCCACCTGGTTGATATACAGGACAAGGTAGCAAAATAAACTCAAATAAATAATTGTCACGGTAGTGAGACAAGCAAAGCGACGAGTTTTTAGGagcaaacaaataaataataatcaaCAAATAGATGATGGACAAACTTTTACACGCATCTAAGAAATTTTTTTTGCCAATGTTTCTCAATTTGAAGTTCAAATGATAGTTTTCAGAATTTAGACATGTATAATTCCATATTACAATTGCATATTTAAAAGCAAGCATTATTCAAGATCCAAACAAATATGACATGCCAACCATATGCAGAAAGCCAGAAACACCTAGTCTTATCACCCAATAGCATAACAGAATATAATTCATATGATTACAGTACAACTTACATTAGCCTCTACAACATTTCCATATGTCTGAAGTTCTTTAACAATAGCATTCATTTCTGAGTTCAGCTCAGACTTCAAACTTGGGAGAGCCATTCTAATATGTTGTTCCAAAATCTGGCATGTGAACATCATTGGCaacaattaaaaagaaaataggaGTAAGTGAATTGTACTGAAATGAGACACAAAAGCACGTaaaacttgaaatttacttaatCCATTTATAGGAATCAAGCAGTATTAATGATGCAAAGAAAGGAGTTAACCAACCTGATTCAGCTTCCTTGATAGCTGAGGAATGCCACAACAACCAGACAGACCACTATATACCTTTAATATGGAAGGCAAATGAAAATTGAACAAAATTTAAGAACCAAAGCAATCATAAGTTAGAATGTTCTTGATGGGCATGAATTTGTCGTATGCATTTGCTAACAAATGGCAATCAATGCCTAGTTTCAACAAATATACAACACAAAAATGCAACTGAAATGTATATTTTCTTTTCCTCCATAATAGTAATTAATATAAACTTGACAAGTCATAGTTCAACAAAGTAAATAAGTGGTAGCTC
It encodes the following:
- the LOC133800581 gene encoding dynamin-related protein 3A-like codes for the protein MSLEVLTNVKNHFLLLLIYSMDIHTRYALSSTLIGGVMDAHAQLWEVYSGLSGCCGIPQLSRKLNQILEQHIRMALPSLKSELNSEMNAIVKELQTYGNVVEANVEKGVVLLNILSKYCEDFYAMVDGSSQEISTKELSGGPRIHYIFQSIFVKSLEVHLQL